A single genomic interval of Desulfovibrio intestinalis harbors:
- a CDS encoding TadE/TadG family type IV pilus assembly protein gives MSRPRKERGSLAVEVALLIPILVFAGLIAADMFRTAIERTRLEETASSLALNISAQNTLTKDGLDALTEIVMQGHTEDQDILIMNVYLSGRINWLLERGGSEGLCEPSSDGRYYTADLPEDLPDDEKDKSDGESSISFVVVKACRDTSKMFSYGGIQWPDYLQVESLYRARSQKIELDESLQEENRIAGSEE, from the coding sequence GTGTCGCGTCCACGTAAAGAACGAGGCTCTCTTGCGGTTGAGGTTGCGCTTCTGATTCCCATTCTTGTGTTTGCCGGATTGATTGCCGCAGACATGTTCAGAACGGCCATAGAGCGCACGCGCCTTGAAGAAACGGCCAGCAGCCTGGCCCTCAACATTTCGGCCCAGAACACCCTGACCAAGGACGGGCTGGACGCGCTTACCGAAATCGTCATGCAGGGCCATACCGAAGATCAGGACATTCTTATCATGAACGTCTACCTGTCAGGGCGCATCAACTGGCTGCTGGAGAGGGGCGGATCTGAGGGATTGTGCGAGCCGTCGTCCGACGGGCGTTACTATACGGCGGATCTGCCCGAAGATCTGCCGGATGACGAAAAGGACAAGTCTGATGGAGAATCCTCCATATCGTTTGTGGTGGTGAAGGCCTGCCGCGATACGTCGAAGATGTTCAGTTACGGCGGCATCCAGTGGCCGGACTATCTGCAGGTGGAAAGCCTGTACCGGGCCAGGAGCCAGAAGATCGAACTGGATGAGAGCCTGCAAGAGGAAAACCGGATAGCCGGTAGTGAGGAATAA
- a CDS encoding TadE/TadG family type IV pilus assembly protein, producing MHRHSQRGVISVEAAFAFPSLIILAMIAFEFVNVVLTIDMGDVALQSAVQQARLEETLTEDTFESVVRKGIVKSSHGYLTQDNITNVDVRRYTSLSSLTSTGEEEDADSTNENSGTGTKFPAWKVTVDIRKPFLTPLPRLMAYAENEFEYRFEQVLGYLPETKDQ from the coding sequence ATGCACAGGCATTCACAGCGGGGCGTCATATCGGTTGAAGCGGCCTTTGCCTTTCCCTCTCTTATCATCCTGGCCATGATAGCCTTTGAATTCGTCAATGTGGTGCTGACCATAGATATGGGCGATGTGGCCCTGCAAAGTGCCGTGCAGCAGGCGCGTCTTGAGGAAACACTCACGGAAGATACGTTTGAAAGTGTGGTGCGCAAGGGAATTGTAAAATCGTCGCACGGATATCTGACACAAGACAACATCACCAACGTGGATGTGCGCCGCTATACATCCCTCAGTTCCCTGACCAGCACCGGGGAAGAGGAAGATGCCGACAGCACCAATGAAAACAGCGGTACGGGCACAAAGTTTCCGGCCTGGAAAGTGACGGTAGACATTCGCAAGCCCTTTCTTACCCCGTTGCCCAGGCTGATGGCTTATGCTGAAAATGAATTTGAATATCGTTTTGAACAGGTTCTCGGCTATTTGCCCGAAACAAAGGACCAATGA
- a CDS encoding tetratricopeptide repeat protein — MNMRREAVAFLLLIGCFALSGCATSGKGGQASLSERTFAPKAQASAKGDQEIAPAKGLRLARLLREQGRFEGALSIYSRLDERGKLSPLEKLEYASVASLVQPPRETLNLFVNAQSAIEAKSRGVSDADRAVLHTGLGRAYMSLGQAGPAEQNLRKALALSPKDVAAMNALGVLLDAGGEHKEAQVMLEKASEGAPADARIINNLALSYVASGDMEKAEMLFNRAKSLSDSTSIKLNLAFTMYMRKQKERARDELLALMRPSQAEGFMTSFGQMQQRINKGATSMPMEMMLAANKLVEIQPPTDAPSEPIIGEIRESREVSSYDGPATQTPVRRVALDENDLP, encoded by the coding sequence ATGAATATGCGTCGTGAAGCCGTTGCTTTCTTGTTGCTTATTGGCTGCTTTGCCCTGTCCGGTTGCGCAACGTCCGGCAAAGGCGGACAGGCCAGCCTGAGTGAAAGAACCTTTGCCCCCAAGGCACAGGCCTCGGCCAAGGGCGATCAGGAGATCGCGCCCGCCAAGGGGTTGCGGCTGGCGCGTTTGCTGCGGGAGCAGGGCCGGTTTGAAGGAGCGTTGAGCATTTATTCCCGCCTTGATGAAAGGGGAAAGCTCAGCCCTCTGGAAAAGCTTGAATATGCCAGCGTGGCCTCGCTGGTGCAGCCACCCCGTGAGACTCTGAACCTCTTTGTAAATGCGCAAAGCGCCATTGAAGCCAAGAGCAGGGGAGTGAGCGACGCCGACAGGGCCGTTCTGCATACCGGGCTTGGCCGTGCTTACATGAGCCTGGGGCAGGCAGGTCCGGCCGAGCAGAATCTGCGCAAGGCTCTTGCGCTTTCGCCCAAGGATGTGGCGGCCATGAATGCCCTTGGCGTTTTGCTGGACGCAGGGGGCGAACACAAAGAGGCGCAGGTAATGCTGGAAAAAGCCAGTGAGGGCGCTCCGGCAGACGCGCGTATAATCAACAATCTGGCACTCTCCTATGTGGCCAGCGGCGATATGGAAAAGGCTGAAATGCTGTTCAACAGGGCAAAAAGCCTTTCAGACAGCACCAGCATCAAGCTTAACCTGGCCTTCACAATGTACATGCGCAAACAGAAAGAACGGGCGCGCGACGAATTGCTTGCCCTGATGCGTCCCAGCCAGGCAGAGGGTTTCATGACCTCCTTTGGCCAGATGCAACAGCGCATCAACAAGGGCGCAACTTCAATGCCTATGGAAATGATGCTGGCAGCCAACAAATTGGTGGAAATTCAACCTCCGACAGACGCGCCCAGCGAACCCATAATCGGCGAAATACGTGAAAGCCGCGAAGTGTCGAGCTACGACGGCCCGGCTACTCAGACCCCGGTACGCCGTGTTGCCCTTGATGAAAACGATTTGCCGTAA